A segment of the Candidatus Poribacteria bacterium genome:
AAAGCACTCTTATCTAAACGCATTGCTAATGCGTTTATCGTGAAATCCCGCCGATGCAGGTCATCCGTGAGAGTTCCATGTGCTACTATAGGTAACGCTCCTGCAGTTTCGTAAGTTTCACGACGTGCCGTGACGAAGTCTATTTTGGGCAGATTAGGGTTCGCTGGCGTGACAGTTGCAGTGCCGAATTGCGGATGCACGTGCAATTTCCCGTTCCACCGATCCTGCATCGTTTTTGCGACTGGCATTGCATCCGTTTCCACAACGATGTCGATGTCGAGGTTCGGTCGTTTGAGCAGAAGGTCACGGACGAACCCGCCGACGATGTAAGTGCCTTTTCCACCGACTTCGCCGATTTCCTTCAGCAGATTTAGAATCGGTTCAGGAATATTGGGCATCATTTTTCTTCGTGGATGGATTCTCTACTGTTTGTCTGGGACGATACTTATACGAAAGCAAAGACCCGGGTCGGGGCACCGGAACTCTGTGCCAACTTTAACGGGGCAATGACTACATAGAAATGCGTCGGCAACTGACTTAAATTGCACAGATCTTCAACGTGTGGGATACCCGCACCCAAGAAGACGAGGTGTGCAGGCGGTAAGCCGTCGTGCAACGGTGGGTGTCCGGCAACTGAATCAATGCTACACGCATCTGTTCCTATGACCTTTATGCCCTTTTCGACGAGCAGCTCAGCGGCATCCTCACTGAAACCGATCCACTCCCGATTGAAGTTGTCCTGATAGACGAATCTGTCCATCCCTGTTCTCATGAAAACGATACTGTCCGCTGGAATTTCGCCGTTTTCAGTTACCCACGCTTTAACATCTTCAGCGGTCACAGCGTCGTTCGGTTTCTTAATCGCGGAATAGTCCATCAACACGGCGTGTCCTGTCAGTTTCTCTTTTGGAATTTCGGCGATGGTCGCTCCACCGGGATACATGAGACAAGGCGCATCCATGTGCGTGGAGTAGTGTCCTGACATATCAACGCGGCTTTCAAAGTAGCCATCTTTTTCTAACGTCGCCTGATCGTATATTTTCGCCGGATCAATCGGCAGTTCACGCGGGCTATCTTCATCAACCACATAGGAGAGATCCAGCACATTTTCAAAGTCAAGATGCATTTTATTTTTTCTTTCCTTCCTACAAACCTTTTACTTTTGCAAATCTATGCTATGTAGTATAACACATCTCCTTGAAATGTTCAAGTAAATCAGAAATCAAGCACTCTGAAAATAGTTCAAAACCGTACTGTGCAAGCCCCCATTCGTCGCTATGAGAGACGCAGTGTCTTTCGTAACAGGCTGCCCCTGTATGTCTGTTACCTTCCCACCGGCTTCTCGGACGATAACAGTGATAGCAGCGATGTCCCAGACGCTAATCGCTGCTTCAATAACAACGTCTGCCCTCGCGGAAGCCACGAGGTGATACATATAGAAATCGCCGAATCCTCTCGAACGTGCCGCGGCGTTGATAAGGTTGTAAGCACCCGGGAAAGTGCCTTTCTCTGTAAACCATCTCAATCCACCGTGGCAGATCATTGCGTCTTCGGGTTGTGTTACATCGGACACCTGAATCGGTTCACCATTTAGAAAGGCACCGCCGCCGGTCTCGGCATAGAGGAGCTCGTTCAAAAGGGGAGCATTGGAGACACCCAGAATAAGTTCCTCACCTTTCATCAGCGCAATTTGGGTCCCGAAGATCGGGATTTTTCGGATATAATTCTTAGTCGCATCAATTGGATCAATAATCCAGAGGTAGGGTGATGTGCCTTCTTGTGTTCCGTATTCTTCACCGAGAAAACCGTGGTCAGGAAACGCCCGTTTGATGGTTTCACGGATGACTTTTTCGGCACCCCTATCGGCGTGGGTGACGGGTGTTTCATCGTCTTTCAGTTCGACTTTTATATCGCCAGTGTAGTAAGAGGTGATTATCTCTTCAGCGTTTTTCGCGGCTTCTAATGCAACGGTTAAAAATTGACTGGGCATAGATTCTCCTGTCTGGTTTAACGAAGTGAAATTGCCGGACAATAAATCCGGCTCCATTCGCGGTCCCACCACGTCCCGTCCGAACGTTTTGTGGCAAGGTCAGTAAAGTGATAATTGTAAAGGGTCGCCCGAACATAACGGGGTGGCGTGTCGGGGAACGGGTTTTCTGCTAATAACTTTAGCACCTCTGGATTTCCGCGCAACAACGATCCCATAAAATTGAGAAACCAATACGTATTCTGGTAGTCCCCTTGAAGTGCAGCGAACCACATCTGCCAATCTAAGCGTGGTTGGTGTGGGGCAACCCATTTCGGCGCGTTTGTCAGGTCCCCCGGTTTCCATCGAAATTCATAAGCTTTCCATGTTATCCGGTCATTGCTACCTTCAACAATAATTTCTGGGCGCGACTCCGTCATATCCGCAAAAAGTCCGTAGGTGTTCACACTCCGAAACGGTGTAATCCAAGCGACATCTGGCAACCGTCCGTCTCTAAAAAGTTGCCCGCTGAATCGGAGGCCGCTTAGAAGAAAGAGAAGTACTGCCACAACCCCTATACAGATACGGCT
Coding sequences within it:
- a CDS encoding cyclase family protein yields the protein MHLDFENVLDLSYVVDEDSPRELPIDPAKIYDQATLEKDGYFESRVDMSGHYSTHMDAPCLMYPGGATIAEIPKEKLTGHAVLMDYSAIKKPNDAVTAEDVKAWVTENGEIPADSIVFMRTGMDRFVYQDNFNREWIGFSEDAAELLVEKGIKVIGTDACSIDSVAGHPPLHDGLPPAHLVFLGAGIPHVEDLCNLSQLPTHFYVVIAPLKLAQSSGAPTRVFAFV
- a CDS encoding inositol-phosphate phosphatase; translated protein: MPSQFLTVALEAAKNAEEIITSYYTGDIKVELKDDETPVTHADRGAEKVIRETIKRAFPDHGFLGEEYGTQEGTSPYLWIIDPIDATKNYIRKIPIFGTQIALMKGEELILGVSNAPLLNELLYAETGGGAFLNGEPIQVSDVTQPEDAMICHGGLRWFTEKGTFPGAYNLINAAARSRGFGDFYMYHLVASARADVVIEAAISVWDIAAITVIVREAGGKVTDIQGQPVTKDTASLIATNGGLHSTVLNYFQSA